TATATGAAGGGCGGGTTCATGTCCAGCCGCTGGGCCAAGGACAGGGACGCGGTTGTCGAGGTGATCCAGTAGTGGTATAAAAGCATCGCCTTGCCATTGACGGGGAGCAGTGGTGGAGTTCGCGCCGCTGCCCCCCTTTTTATTGTGATCACGTTAAGTACCATTACGGAGGTCGACAAAACCATGAAATACAGTAAGGGACTGCTGCTTTTTGGGACTGTCATGTTGCTGTTCACTTTCCAGTGGGGGTGTCTCGAAAAGCCTGCTGGCCCAACCGCTTCTGAGAAGGAAGGGGTTGTTGTAGGCGCCCTGGACAGGTATCGGGAAGGCGGATGGGAAAACCTTTCGGACCCATACGCCCAGGGGCAGGTGGTGGCATGGCTAGATTCCACCCCGGTGACCCTTGAGGAACTCGAGCGGTTCAGCGTCAGGGTGATGGGAGGCCAGGTTGAGGGCAGTGCACATGGCGGAGGAAGCGGAGTCGACCCTGTTTACGACGCCCTGCCGTCCTTTCACCGTTACTATGCCGCAATCAAGGAGGCTGAAAAGGAAGGCCTCCACAAGGAGCGCTTTTTCAGACAGAGGTTCGACCTGACTGTCCGTACCGCCCTGGCCGGCACCTTCACTCGATGGTTCACTGCTAATGCGGAAGTGGACCCCGATTCTCTGGCCGCCCGGATACCGAAGCGGTGGGTACAGATGAATTTTGCAGTGAAACTGCTGCCTGAGGATGGAACCGCGGAGGACATCCTGGCTCGTGTTTCGAACCGTGAGGAGTTTCTCGCCCTGGATACCGGTATGGCGCCCAGCAGCCGTGAACTGCCTCAGACCGGCCTGGTGTTTCCCGGTTCCGGGTTCTTCGAGGGGTGGGACGACGCCGAGCTCTTCAACCTCGCTGAGGGCGATGTCTACGGGCCCATAAGGACCGGCATCGGCAGCGCCATCGTCCTGGTGCTGGAGCGGCAGGACATGGATGAAAAAGCTCAGGCAGACTACATGGATGGTATCAGGGAACAACTTTCGCAGCAATGGATGGCCGACAGGATGCAGAGGTACATTGAAAGCCTGAATATGGAGATCAGGGAGGATGCCCTCGAGAAAGCAGTTTTCGAGGAGTTCACCGGCGGGATGCTCCTGGACGAAACGGTCGCAATGGTGGGTGATGACGAGATCTCTTACCGGCTTTTCCGACTCATTAACGGCAAGAGCTACGCTACGTACAGGACCAACTACCCGATGAGTTCCTGGCCAAATGTCGTGAGATCGGATCTGGGGGCAACCCTCCGGCAGGTCGCCGTTGGGCGCATGGCACAGGAATATTACAAGGACGGACGATGGCCGGGGGATGTTCCGGAGTACGTCCTGCAACTGTTTTACGATTACAGGAAAACATTCCTTTATCACAGCTTCCTGGACCTGGTGGAGCGGGAGTCCCAGTTTGAACTGACGGACGAAGAACTCCTCGCCTACTATCAGCAGAATCCCGGTTTCTTTACCGTTCCGGGCAGCGTTGAAATCGCTTACAAAATGGCCGTAGACGAGGAAACACCGGCTGTCTGGAGGAAGATCCTCGCCGCCGGCGGTTCCTTCAGCCAAGCGGCCAACGCCACCGCAGGTCCTAAAAGCCCACATGGGAGCACAGGGGAGTTCAAGCAGGTGACAGTCTACCAGGGGGACACATTTTTCAAGGAGATGCAGGAGGATCTCTTTGCCATGGAGAAGGGGAAGACCGCCATCATTGACGGCGAGATGGGCACCTACCTTGTTAACGTGGCAGACAAGTCAGAAGGCCGCATGCAAAGTTTCGGGGAGAGCAGGGAAGAGGTGCGCGTGCGCGTCGTCCGCCAGCGTTTCAGGAACATCGTCGATGCCAGGGTCACAGGACTGGCATCCCACGTGAAGGTGAGA
This window of the bacterium genome carries:
- a CDS encoding peptidyl-prolyl cis-trans isomerase, which gives rise to MKYSKGLLLFGTVMLLFTFQWGCLEKPAGPTASEKEGVVVGALDRYREGGWENLSDPYAQGQVVAWLDSTPVTLEELERFSVRVMGGQVEGSAHGGGSGVDPVYDALPSFHRYYAAIKEAEKEGLHKERFFRQRFDLTVRTALAGTFTRWFTANAEVDPDSLAARIPKRWVQMNFAVKLLPEDGTAEDILARVSNREEFLALDTGMAPSSRELPQTGLVFPGSGFFEGWDDAELFNLAEGDVYGPIRTGIGSAIVLVLERQDMDEKAQADYMDGIREQLSQQWMADRMQRYIESLNMEIREDALEKAVFEEFTGGMLLDETVAMVGDDEISYRLFRLINGKSYATYRTNYPMSSWPNVVRSDLGATLRQVAVGRMAQEYYKDGRWPGDVPEYVLQLFYDYRKTFLYHSFLDLVERESQFELTDEELLAYYQQNPGFFTVPGSVEIAYKMAVDEETPAVWRKILAAGGSFSQAANATAGPKSPHGSTGEFKQVTVYQGDTFFKEMQEDLFAMEKGKTAIIDGEMGTYLVNVADKSEGRMQSFGESREEVRVRVVRQRFRNIVDARVTGLASHVKVRVAEEFLPAKPMEDVPHPDLG